A single Marinobacter sp. es.042 DNA region contains:
- a CDS encoding CPBP family intramembrane glutamic endopeptidase has protein sequence MSSNAALLFQGAIGVIGLVAILLFGIPVLHVGPGLWPSIFLGTVGAALTYAVLLLLTRVPGLFPEKLERQMQGLYDFASSYSPAVLILLSLLAGVGEELLFRGAIQGWLMTKTDPVTAVLAASVLFGLVHYVSFTYFLVATGLGMVLGAAYLLSESLALVMVWHALYDMIALFCLLRFPRWFGVRVVNSGANRPHE, from the coding sequence ATGTCCTCCAATGCCGCTCTGTTATTCCAGGGCGCCATTGGCGTTATCGGATTAGTGGCGATACTGCTATTCGGAATTCCGGTGCTGCATGTTGGGCCAGGCCTGTGGCCCAGCATCTTCCTGGGGACGGTTGGAGCCGCTCTTACCTACGCTGTTTTGCTGTTGCTTACTCGGGTGCCCGGCCTGTTCCCGGAGAAACTCGAGCGGCAGATGCAGGGTTTGTATGACTTTGCCTCCAGCTACTCCCCGGCTGTACTCATTCTGCTATCCCTCCTGGCCGGAGTCGGTGAGGAACTGTTGTTCCGGGGCGCAATCCAGGGCTGGCTGATGACAAAGACGGACCCTGTAACGGCCGTGCTTGCGGCATCGGTGTTATTCGGGCTGGTGCACTACGTTTCATTTACCTATTTTCTGGTGGCTACCGGCCTTGGCATGGTCCTGGGAGCGGCCTACCTGTTATCCGAAAGCCTTGCTCTGGTCATGGTCTGGCACGCCCTTTACGACATGATTGCCCTGTTCTGTCTGCTCCGGTTTCCGCGCTGGTTTGGTGTCCGGGTCGTGAATTCCGGCGCAAACAGGCCTCACGAATAG